In Humulus lupulus chromosome 6, drHumLupu1.1, whole genome shotgun sequence, a single genomic region encodes these proteins:
- the LOC133782994 gene encoding uncharacterized protein LOC133782994 — MVHLMTSGDLRSDQESAACTDKSPVKLEIEDSLEEEHAPFTKRSKPSPAFNEWDAGNKSLPIPPSQYNPLDEPSPLGLKLKKSPSLLDLIQMKLSQGNPSQLGGAQSGSVTSVVKKENKGSAPVTSNDKLKASNFPASLLRIGGWEYKSRYEGDLVAKCYFAKHKLVWEVLEGGLKSKIEIQWSDIMALKANCPDEGPSTLTVVLARQPLFFRETNPQPRKHTLWQATADFTEGQASMNRQHFLQCPQGLLTKHFEKLIQCDMRLNFLSRQPEVALDSPYFEPRTSIFEDPEESKGRAIDQMDNGIGSSISGLQDVASPSTQSSSFKLDQQDSGGMAVENRSREAPSPSSVMDSHAIEGNGSSETVNSRGPMNWDQIKVPGLHPSMSMSDLMNHIENCISEQMTSGNQSAADQQTNYQDMLEEVAQYLLNDNQLTTDSDEKSLMTRVNSLCCLLQKDPTNLHQSQVDGESSVEGPAGDGSDIQLNPALDGKVRTDGKTSEEDLNLKDNSVGKQPLGMSRKDSFGELLLHLPRIASLPKFLFNISEEDGDSQSSQ; from the exons ATGGTGCACTTAATGACATCTGGAGATCTCCGGTCCGATCAGGAATCGGCAGCTTGTACGGACAAGTCGCCGGTGAAATTGGAGATCGAGGATTCTTTGGAAGAGGAGCATGCTCCGTTCACTAAGCGATCCAAGCCTTCCCCAGCTTTCAATGAG TGGGATGCCGGAAACAAATCCTTACCTATCCCCCCATCACAATACAACCCACTTGATGAGCCCAGCCCATTGGGGTTGAAGCTGAAAAAGAGTCCTTCGCTGTTGGATTTGATCCAAATGAAGCTTTCCCAGGGTAATCCTTCTCAACTTGGAGGTGCACAGAGCGGAAGCGTTACCTCTGTTGTCAAAAAAGAGAACAAAGGAAGTGCTCCTGTGACTTCTAATGACAAGCTTAAGGCTTCAAACTTTCCTGCCTCACTTTTAAGGATAGGCGGTTGGGAG TATAAGTCAAGATATGAAGGAGATTTAGTGGCAAAATGCTACTTTGCTAAGCATAAGCTTGTCTGGGAAGTTCTTGAAGGTGGTCTTAAGAGTAAAATTGAAATTCAGTGGTCAGATATAATGGCTTTGAAGGCGAATTGTCCCGATGAGGGACCTAGTACCTTGACTGTTGTG CTGGCTAGACAACCGCTTTTCTTCAGGGAAACCAACCCTCAGCCTAGAAAACACACTTTATGGCAGGCCACAGCAGATTTTACTGAGGGACAAGCTAGCATGAACAG GCAACACTTTCTTCAATGCCCTCAAGGACTGCTGACCAAACATTTTGAAAAGCTTATTCAGTGCGACATGCGTCTAAACTTTTTAAGTAGACAGCCAGAGGTAGCTTTGGATTCACCATATTTTGAACCACGAACTTCTATTTTCGAGGACCCAGAAGAATCCAAAGGCCGAGCTATAGATCAAATGGACAATGGTATAGGATCTTCCATCTCTGGTCTTCAAGATGTTGCATCACCATCGACTCAGTCATCTTCATTTAAGCTTGATCAGCAAGATTCAGGTGGCATGGCAGTGGAGAATAGGTCTAGAGAAGCTCCTTCCCCCAGCTCAG TTATGGACAGCCATGCAATTGAAGGGAATGGAAGTTCTGAAACCGTTAATTCCAGGGGACCTATGAATTGGGACCAGATTAAAGTCCCTGGTCTTCACCCATCAATGTCAATGAGTGATCTTATGAACCACATTGAAAATTGTATTTCAGAACAGATGACTTCTGGAAACCAATCAGCTGCTGATCAACAAACGAACTACCAAGACATGTTGGAGGAGGTTGCACAGTACCTGCTGAATGACAATCAATTAACAACTGATTCCGACGAGAAATCTCTCATGACAAGGGTCAATTCTCTTTGTTGTCTTCTTCAAAAGGATCCTACCAACCTTCACCAATCTCAGGTTGACGGCGAAAGCTCTGTTGAAGGACCTGCCGGTGATGGAAGTGATATTCAACTTAACCCCGCCCTCGATGGTAAAGTTAGAACCGATGGCAAAACGTCAGAAgaggatttgaatttgaaagacAATTCTGTTGGAAAGCAACCACTAGGAATGTCTAGGAAAGATTCTTTCGGAGAACTGCTGCTCCATCTTCCCCGAATCGCCTCTCTTCCAAAGTTCTTGTTTAATATTtcagaagaagatggtgacagtCAATCTTCTCAATAG